In Nocardia sp. NBC_00403, one DNA window encodes the following:
- a CDS encoding MFS transporter, with protein sequence MNTPRDPSGPDHGPWDGEEAPPIERHPGFDRYPPPNEPSPRRPLPPLDPEHGRRQPPTAGRPPEFDTRRLPETRPEPADPAEFDTRRIPGSHDRSAPDMRKQPPHRPESGEYAEPADSTEATEPGEQRAPRKLTVTRVAAMRGQQLTMRGIASFQRAAKADGADKSGLTALTYATMANFALDAAIAVALANTLFFASASAESKSKVALYLLITIAPFAVIAPLIGPLLDRLQRGRRLALASSFALRAVVTVVLIVAFDTWALYPLALCMMVGSKSFSVLKSAVTPRVLPPDIDLVRTNSRLTVFGLVGGTIGAGAFAALAAAIASSTGALIFATAIAVAGTYLSLRIPRWVEVTEGEVPATLSYHANTEVLDPTKEAIIPPRKRRQPLGRSVVTGLWGNSAIRVLTGFLTFYVAFVAKATEHGGVQQAAVLGVVGVAAAIGNFTGNATGARLKLGKPSLIVLGCTAACTLIALFAVLANNLLGAALATLVAAGASALAKVSLDASIQDDLPPESIASGFGRSETVLQLSWVVGGAAGVLLPTDYWKGFAVVSAILVVGLVQTFVSFRGHSLLPGLGGNRPQHAEQEIPHTRPHAPETGRQRGGDTQRIQRGIGDPI encoded by the coding sequence GTGAATACTCCCCGCGATCCCTCCGGCCCTGACCATGGTCCGTGGGACGGCGAGGAGGCTCCGCCGATCGAACGGCACCCCGGTTTCGACCGATATCCGCCGCCCAACGAACCTTCGCCTCGACGGCCGCTGCCGCCACTGGATCCCGAGCACGGCCGCCGCCAACCGCCAACCGCGGGGCGGCCGCCGGAATTCGACACCCGACGACTACCCGAAACCCGGCCCGAACCGGCCGACCCGGCGGAGTTCGACACCCGCCGTATCCCGGGTTCGCACGATCGATCCGCCCCCGACATGCGCAAACAACCGCCGCATCGACCCGAATCCGGCGAGTACGCCGAGCCGGCGGATAGCACCGAAGCGACCGAGCCCGGCGAGCAACGCGCCCCCCGCAAGCTCACCGTCACCAGAGTTGCCGCGATGCGCGGCCAACAGCTGACCATGCGCGGTATCGCCTCCTTCCAGCGCGCGGCGAAAGCCGACGGCGCGGACAAGTCGGGCCTCACCGCGCTGACCTACGCCACGATGGCGAACTTCGCCCTGGACGCCGCTATCGCGGTTGCCCTTGCCAACACACTGTTCTTCGCAAGCGCGAGCGCGGAGAGCAAGTCGAAGGTCGCGCTGTATCTGCTGATCACCATCGCGCCGTTCGCGGTGATCGCACCGCTTATCGGACCGCTGCTCGACCGCCTGCAGCGCGGCCGCAGGCTCGCGCTCGCCTCCTCGTTCGCGCTGCGCGCAGTGGTCACCGTGGTGCTGATCGTGGCCTTCGACACCTGGGCGCTCTATCCGCTCGCCCTGTGCATGATGGTCGGAAGCAAATCGTTCTCGGTGCTCAAGAGCGCGGTGACGCCACGCGTGCTGCCACCGGATATCGATTTGGTGCGCACCAACTCTCGGCTCACGGTATTCGGCCTGGTCGGTGGCACCATCGGCGCAGGCGCTTTCGCCGCACTCGCCGCCGCGATTGCGAGCTCAACGGGCGCACTGATTTTCGCCACCGCGATCGCTGTCGCAGGCACCTATCTGAGCCTGCGCATCCCGCGCTGGGTCGAGGTCACCGAGGGCGAGGTCCCCGCGACTCTCAGTTACCACGCCAACACCGAAGTGCTCGATCCGACGAAGGAAGCCATCATCCCGCCGCGCAAGCGCAGGCAACCGCTCGGCCGATCGGTCGTCACCGGGCTCTGGGGCAACAGCGCGATCCGGGTGCTGACCGGGTTCCTCACCTTCTATGTGGCCTTCGTCGCCAAGGCGACCGAGCACGGTGGTGTCCAGCAGGCGGCCGTGCTCGGTGTGGTCGGTGTCGCCGCGGCCATCGGCAATTTCACCGGCAACGCCACCGGCGCCCGCCTCAAACTCGGCAAGCCCTCCCTGATCGTGCTCGGCTGCACCGCGGCGTGCACCCTCATCGCGCTGTTCGCAGTGTTAGCGAACAATCTGCTCGGCGCGGCGCTTGCGACGCTCGTCGCGGCCGGTGCAAGCGCGCTGGCGAAGGTCTCGCTCGACGCCTCGATCCAGGACGACCTGCCGCCGGAGTCGATCGCCTCCGGCTTCGGCCGGTCGGAGACCGTGCTGCAGCTCAGCTGGGTAGTCGGCGGCGCGGCCGGTGTGCTGCTGCCGACCGACTACTGGAAGGGTTTCGCGGTGGTGTCGGCGATACTCGTGGTCGGACTGGTCCAGACCTTCGTCAGCTTCCGAGGTCATTCCCTGCTACCAGGTCTCGGCGGCAACCGACCACAGCATGCCGAGCAGGAAATTCCACACACTCGGCCGCATGCTCCCGAAACAGGCAGACAACGCGGTGGCGACACCCAGCGCATCCAACGAGGGATAGGAGATCCCATCTAG
- a CDS encoding glutaminyl-peptide cyclotransferase, whose translation MERNRRSLAVAVLVSLLASTGCGSADDQPQQMKIEVIGTRPHDPSAFTQGLDIDGNVLYEGTGKPGASNIRATDLTTGAELARVDLPAPYFGEGVSPAAGTLWQITWKDGIALARDPRTLAERSRVSYDGEGWGICTRASRLVMSNGTGTLTFRDPVTFAPTGTVTLTGRRNAHLNELDCAADGSVYANDYPTDTILRIDPETGRVLADIDARGLLAPTARAYTDVLNGIAHIPGTDRFLLTGKYWPTMFEVRFVPA comes from the coding sequence ATGGAGCGCAATCGGCGTTCGTTGGCCGTCGCAGTACTGGTCAGCTTGCTCGCATCGACCGGCTGCGGCAGCGCAGACGACCAACCACAACAGATGAAAATCGAGGTCATCGGCACCCGTCCGCACGATCCGTCGGCGTTCACCCAGGGTCTCGACATCGACGGCAACGTGCTCTACGAAGGCACAGGCAAGCCGGGCGCGTCGAATATCCGCGCGACCGATCTGACCACCGGGGCCGAACTGGCGCGCGTCGATCTGCCCGCGCCGTACTTCGGCGAGGGCGTGTCGCCGGCCGCGGGCACCCTCTGGCAGATCACCTGGAAGGACGGGATCGCCTTGGCCAGAGATCCGCGGACACTGGCCGAACGCAGCCGTGTGTCCTACGACGGCGAGGGCTGGGGCATCTGCACCCGAGCGAGCAGGCTGGTGATGAGCAACGGCACCGGCACACTCACCTTTCGCGACCCGGTGACGTTCGCACCGACCGGCACAGTCACCCTCACCGGCCGTCGCAACGCACACCTGAACGAACTCGATTGCGCCGCCGACGGTTCGGTGTACGCCAACGACTACCCCACCGACACGATCCTGCGCATCGATCCCGAGACCGGCCGGGTACTCGCCGACATCGATGCCCGCGGCCTGCTCGCACCCACCGCCCGCGCCTACACCGACGTGCTCAACGGGATCGCTCACATCCCCGGCACCGACCGCTTCCTGCTCACTGGCAAGTACTGGCCGACCATGTTCGAGGTCCGATTTGTGCCCGCGTGA
- a CDS encoding DUF3027 domain-containing protein, with amino-acid sequence MSAVSVSESGVWPILADAVDVARRALVELEPAGVGAHLGVTAEDASAATHRFEATLPGYRGWQWAVVVAAAPGATYATVSESALLPGPDALVAPDFVPWEQRVRPGDLAPGDLLAPLPNDPRLVPGYVANGDPAVDEVARDIGLGRTQVLSLEGREEAAERWYAEFGPDTEMAKAAPSTCGRCGFYLPLAGAMRAAFGVCGNTMGADGRVVHVEYGCGAHSDTVVPTGGGSPLYEAYDDAAFDVITSETTRKPGSEAAQPADATDIEPSTTEVDSNAITAASVAESDTVIDSAGAEVESTVGAVGAGPSAVGGSDAAVPVTAEVEPTAEAASGTDLAGAGTAEPTTVTESDAGTAVSVPADSTAEAEASVGLPSDVVDAAGAAAVDAAGGTAEQAVAARVGDVAAERSVVDESSAAISMSAEGVQRLRGEAGEVAPSINEVVDGATEPEVSRSSTDSVASDQESGVEPVRTKQASAVEETAAAEPDSSATSASSAASDSAAEQALSVAPVEAAGGADEPGDDRPEPESSARS; translated from the coding sequence GTGAGCGCAGTTTCTGTTTCGGAGTCCGGCGTGTGGCCGATCCTGGCCGATGCCGTCGACGTGGCCCGTCGAGCGCTCGTGGAGTTGGAGCCCGCCGGGGTCGGCGCGCATTTGGGGGTGACCGCGGAGGACGCGAGTGCGGCGACGCACCGCTTCGAAGCCACCCTGCCCGGCTACCGCGGCTGGCAGTGGGCCGTCGTCGTCGCGGCCGCACCCGGTGCGACCTACGCCACGGTCAGCGAGTCGGCCTTGCTGCCCGGCCCGGACGCATTGGTCGCGCCCGACTTCGTGCCGTGGGAGCAGCGGGTTCGACCCGGCGATCTGGCGCCCGGCGACCTCCTCGCCCCACTGCCCAACGATCCTCGGCTGGTGCCCGGGTACGTCGCCAACGGCGACCCAGCGGTCGACGAGGTCGCCCGCGACATCGGCCTCGGCCGCACCCAGGTGTTGAGCCTCGAAGGCCGGGAGGAAGCAGCCGAGCGCTGGTACGCCGAATTCGGCCCCGACACCGAGATGGCCAAGGCGGCCCCGTCCACCTGCGGCCGCTGCGGCTTCTACCTGCCACTGGCGGGCGCCATGCGCGCCGCCTTCGGCGTGTGCGGCAACACGATGGGCGCCGACGGCCGAGTGGTGCACGTCGAATACGGCTGTGGCGCACACTCCGACACCGTCGTCCCCACCGGTGGCGGCTCCCCGCTCTACGAGGCCTACGACGACGCGGCATTCGACGTGATCACCTCGGAAACCACACGCAAGCCCGGATCGGAAGCGGCGCAGCCCGCCGATGCGACGGACATCGAGCCATCGACCACCGAGGTCGACTCGAACGCCATCACCGCCGCCTCTGTGGCTGAATCCGACACAGTGATCGATTCGGCCGGTGCCGAGGTCGAGTCGACTGTGGGTGCTGTTGGGGCTGGGCCGAGCGCGGTGGGTGGGTCGGATGCTGCCGTTCCAGTGACTGCCGAGGTCGAGCCGACTGCCGAGGCGGCGTCGGGCACCGACCTGGCCGGTGCTGGTACGGCCGAGCCGACCACGGTGACCGAGTCCGACGCTGGGACTGCGGTGAGCGTTCCGGCCGACTCGACTGCTGAGGCTGAGGCGAGCGTTGGCCTGCCGAGCGATGTGGTGGATGCGGCGGGCGCGGCTGCGGTGGATGCGGCGGGCGGGACGGCTGAGCAGGCTGTTGCGGCCCGGGTCGGCGATGTTGCTGCTGAGCGGAGCGTCGTCGACGAGTCGAGCGCTGCGATTTCGATGAGTGCGGAGGGCGTGCAGCGCCTTCGGGGCGAGGCCGGTGAGGTGGCCCCGTCGATCAACGAAGTTGTCGACGGTGCCACCGAGCCGGAGGTGTCCCGATCGAGCACCGATTCTGTTGCGTCGGATCAGGAATCGGGTGTCGAGCCGGTGCGCACGAAACAAGCATCTGCGGTCGAGGAGACGGCTGCTGCCGAGCCGGATTCCAGCGCCACATCGGCTTCGAGCGCCGCTTCGGATTCGGCTGCTGAGCAGGCGCTGAGCGTGGCGCCTGTCGAGGCTGCCGGGGGCGCGGATGAGCCGGGTGACGATCGGCCGGAGCCCGAATCATCGGCACGGAGCTGA
- a CDS encoding sacsin N-terminal ATP-binding-like domain-containing protein, which yields MSEASEASDPFGTSALRVAVLAAWRDSPTRLREDAATEADLVRAGYRDRLLTELAQNAADAAAKAGVPGRLVVRLDGHTLCISNTGAPLDISGVHALTALRASAKANPAASVGRFGVGFTAVLSVSDDIEVRSTTGSLHFSRANTWNALHDNAIDVPDTGGDFAPPVLRLAWPSTAAPTDGDTEVVLRLRQDIDHDALLTGMRAEAVDLLLELPALHSIRIGDDELIATTTDLGATDQERTGLCELRITGPDREQVWWEYRTPRARWLLPVRNGRPVATIPDVLRAPTRSDEELSLPALLIADIPMQPDRRRLLPGAHLTELATGYSDFASALPLSDRLILVPTPGFARSEPDALLREALIRELQTHSWLPVVTSPSDAPSTAIGDVDSLWAEPFPEGAAARLESAADSAHPRSGAASADEESGVAPESGDDTSPTAASLSAGAATDGRPGVDSPSGREVPDDAASDRVSASMASPSRPSGSAAGGRDDVASPVGAGLLDDGAAEAPAAARGHDVAEGLGFAGGWALSGPTVGTAVPTRASVFAGLTAELAGLIDDVVGPLVIPELSGRAHSEALGVLDAHRLGLARLAELSGGLERSPQWWYSLYAALEPFVVDPLAAEELGALAVPLADGRLVTGPRTVVLEDRLADPIPVHWARLVHPEAAHPLLARLGARTATAEDLLSDPGLRAELEDQPGDPDTADAVLRLAVTADPLALPSWLGLLELPDSSGELLPADELLLPGAPLRDLLVEDSPFGTAAEDLVEGYGAQALRAVGVGWDFSIVVEADPTGPDHHLDDEDHWWSGLPEDPPELAAVRDLDLVAENAWPEALRQLASGDRTRRLLADPDGYTAWWLRRHARIDGTVLGLLSHPADTEFAGLLTEFAVPGLGRQDVDALRAVLADPDAITPDLAAALLAALADPAKTPSPEVISRTHARLAAAVAADRLDLADLDLPDRVRALSGAVVDPREALVLDQPWFGLALPPERLVVGDTDTAPALATLLDLPLVSEAVTAEVLGTGRRTTWSAEPLGVVLRQLFTLAPQQGDLVVHDDLRIRLHGGATATVAVAWWQEGTTTHVRMPQA from the coding sequence CTGAGCGAGGCGTCCGAGGCGTCCGATCCGTTCGGCACCTCGGCGCTGCGTGTTGCGGTCCTCGCCGCGTGGCGTGATTCGCCGACCCGGCTGCGGGAGGATGCCGCCACCGAGGCGGATCTGGTGCGGGCAGGGTATCGGGATCGACTGCTGACCGAGTTGGCGCAGAATGCCGCCGATGCCGCCGCGAAAGCGGGCGTGCCGGGCCGACTGGTCGTCCGGCTCGACGGGCACACCCTGTGCATCTCGAATACCGGTGCACCACTGGATATTTCCGGTGTGCATGCCCTCACCGCGCTGCGCGCCTCCGCGAAGGCGAATCCGGCCGCAAGTGTCGGCAGGTTCGGCGTCGGCTTCACCGCGGTGCTGTCGGTGAGCGACGACATCGAGGTGCGCTCGACCACCGGTTCGCTGCATTTCTCGCGCGCGAACACCTGGAACGCACTGCACGACAATGCAATCGACGTGCCGGACACGGGCGGCGATTTCGCCCCACCGGTGCTGCGTCTGGCCTGGCCGAGCACCGCCGCCCCCACCGACGGCGACACCGAAGTGGTGCTGCGCCTGCGCCAGGACATCGATCACGATGCGCTGCTCACCGGGATGCGTGCCGAAGCCGTCGATCTACTGCTGGAACTGCCTGCCCTGCACAGCATCCGAATCGGCGACGACGAGCTGATCGCCACAACCACGGATCTCGGCGCCACCGACCAGGAGCGGACCGGCCTGTGCGAGCTGCGCATCACCGGCCCGGACCGCGAACAAGTCTGGTGGGAGTACCGGACTCCGCGCGCCCGCTGGCTGCTTCCGGTCCGCAACGGACGACCGGTGGCCACCATCCCGGATGTCCTGCGAGCCCCCACCCGATCCGACGAGGAGCTGTCGCTACCGGCTCTTCTGATCGCCGACATCCCCATGCAGCCGGACCGCCGCCGCCTGCTCCCCGGTGCCCATCTCACCGAACTGGCAACGGGATACAGCGATTTCGCCAGCGCCCTCCCACTCAGCGACCGCCTCATCCTGGTTCCGACACCCGGCTTCGCCCGCAGCGAGCCCGACGCTCTGCTCCGCGAAGCACTGATCCGCGAACTCCAGACCCACTCCTGGCTCCCGGTGGTAACCAGCCCCTCCGATGCGCCCTCGACCGCCATCGGTGACGTGGATTCGCTATGGGCCGAGCCTTTCCCGGAAGGCGCCGCCGCTCGACTCGAGTCCGCCGCTGACAGTGCTCATCCCCGCTCTGGTGCTGCCTCGGCCGACGAAGAATCCGGTGTTGCACCGGAGTCGGGCGACGACACGTCCCCGACTGCTGCGTCGCTGAGCGCTGGTGCCGCGACAGATGGCCGTCCCGGCGTGGATTCGCCGTCGGGTCGGGAAGTGCCGGATGACGCGGCGTCCGACCGGGTGTCGGCGAGTATGGCGAGCCCCAGTCGCCCGTCCGGTTCGGCTGCCGGCGGCCGAGATGACGTGGCATCACCAGTGGGCGCGGGACTGCTCGATGACGGCGCTGCCGAAGCCCCGGCTGCTGCGCGCGGTCATGACGTTGCCGAGGGCCTGGGGTTTGCGGGGGGCTGGGCACTGTCGGGGCCCACGGTGGGGACGGCTGTGCCGACTCGGGCGAGCGTGTTCGCTGGGCTCACCGCGGAGCTGGCCGGGCTGATCGATGATGTGGTCGGGCCGTTGGTGATTCCGGAGTTGTCCGGGCGCGCGCACAGCGAGGCGCTCGGTGTGCTGGATGCGCATCGGCTGGGGCTGGCTCGGCTTGCGGAGTTGTCGGGTGGTTTGGAGCGGTCGCCGCAGTGGTGGTATTCGCTGTATGCGGCGCTGGAGCCGTTTGTCGTCGATCCGCTGGCCGCCGAGGAGTTGGGGGCGCTTGCCGTGCCGCTGGCCGATGGGCGGCTCGTGACCGGGCCGCGCACAGTGGTTTTGGAGGATCGGCTCGCAGACCCTATCCCGGTGCACTGGGCGCGGCTCGTGCATCCGGAGGCGGCGCATCCGTTGCTGGCTCGGTTGGGGGCGCGTACTGCCACCGCCGAGGATTTGCTGAGCGATCCGGGGCTGCGCGCCGAGTTGGAGGATCAGCCCGGCGATCCGGATACCGCGGACGCGGTGCTCCGGCTCGCGGTCACCGCTGATCCGCTCGCGTTGCCGTCCTGGCTGGGGCTGCTCGAATTGCCGGACAGCTCAGGGGAATTGCTGCCCGCCGATGAGCTGCTGCTGCCGGGCGCACCGCTGCGCGACCTGTTGGTCGAGGATTCGCCGTTCGGCACCGCGGCCGAGGATCTGGTCGAGGGCTACGGCGCGCAGGCGCTGCGGGCTGTCGGCGTCGGCTGGGATTTCAGCATTGTCGTCGAGGCGGATCCGACCGGCCCGGATCATCATCTGGACGACGAGGACCACTGGTGGTCGGGCCTGCCGGAGGATCCGCCCGAACTGGCCGCCGTCCGCGACCTGGACCTGGTGGCCGAGAACGCCTGGCCGGAAGCGCTGCGGCAGTTGGCTTCCGGTGATCGCACCCGACGACTGCTCGCCGATCCCGACGGCTACACCGCGTGGTGGCTGCGCAGGCACGCCCGCATAGACGGCACGGTGCTCGGACTGCTGAGTCATCCTGCTGACACCGAATTCGCCGGCCTGCTCACCGAATTCGCCGTTCCCGGCCTCGGCCGTCAGGACGTCGATGCCTTGCGTGCAGTCCTGGCCGACCCCGACGCCATCACCCCGGATCTGGCCGCTGCCCTGCTGGCCGCTCTCGCCGATCCGGCGAAAACCCCTTCGCCCGAGGTTATTTCGCGAACTCACGCACGATTGGCCGCCGCGGTGGCGGCGGACCGTCTCGACCTGGCCGACCTCGATCTGCCCGATCGCGTGCGCGCATTGTCCGGCGCGGTGGTCGACCCCCGCGAAGCCTTGGTGCTCGACCAGCCGTGGTTCGGCCTTGCCCTGCCGCCGGAACGCCTTGTCGTCGGCGATACCGATACGGCCCCCGCCTTGGCGACCTTGCTAGATCTTCCGCTCGTCTCCGAGGCCGTCACCGCCGAAGTGCTCGGCACCGGCCGGCGGACAACATGGTCGGCCGAACCGCTCGGTGTGGTTCTGCGCCAACTCTTCACGCTCGCCCCCCAGCAAGGTGACCTGGTGGTTCACGACGACCTTCGGATACGCCTGCACGGCGGCGCAACCGCCACGGTTGCCGTCGCGTGGTGGCAGGAGGGCACAACCACGCATGTGCGCATGCCGCAGGCGTAG
- a CDS encoding TetR/AcrR family transcriptional regulator — MSVEERRAHLIEAAIGLAEKKGVAGVTTRDVAQAAGVSLGVVHYCFENKDALMTELVKALSMELRDSVDANETVWQDAGSGKEALQKLVRAGLELMWLNIEATPERQLLTYETTTYALREGEQTPAKLAIAREQYAFNDSTVADLLDHARDATGSRFTMPVHDLSRFTLNVIDGIVLRWLVDNDSESVRGQLDLLSEMVSNYAE, encoded by the coding sequence TTGAGCGTCGAAGAACGAAGGGCCCACCTTATCGAGGCAGCCATCGGCCTTGCCGAGAAAAAAGGCGTGGCGGGCGTGACCACGCGCGATGTGGCTCAGGCGGCAGGTGTTTCGCTCGGTGTGGTGCACTACTGTTTCGAAAACAAGGACGCGCTCATGACCGAGCTGGTCAAAGCGTTGTCGATGGAATTACGCGATTCTGTCGACGCCAATGAAACAGTTTGGCAAGACGCCGGAAGTGGAAAAGAAGCGCTTCAGAAATTGGTGCGCGCCGGACTCGAACTGATGTGGCTGAACATTGAAGCCACACCGGAACGACAGCTACTCACTTACGAAACGACGACTTACGCACTTCGCGAAGGCGAACAAACGCCGGCGAAACTCGCGATTGCGCGCGAACAGTACGCATTCAACGACTCCACGGTCGCCGACCTCCTCGATCACGCACGCGATGCGACCGGAAGCCGGTTCACGATGCCGGTGCACGACCTGAGCCGGTTCACCCTCAATGTAATCGACGGGATCGTGCTGCGCTGGCTGGTGGACAACGACAGCGAGAGCGTCCGGGGGCAGCTGGACCTGCTCAGTGAGATGGTTTCGAACTACGCGGAATAG